The Paramisgurnus dabryanus chromosome 1, PD_genome_1.1, whole genome shotgun sequence genome includes a window with the following:
- the znf668 gene encoding zinc finger protein 668 — protein sequence MASPQPGSPPSTEHYTPPPSENEPSNDQENFSEQPTRKRGKGRPAKTLHTFKCSTCQDAFGSPSTLQSHKLSVHGKDKQQQYSCGKCTKTFSSRAQLSKHQRSHSVQRPFQCSQCHKAYKTAIELRNHGRSHSGERPFVCNDCGKAFMQAICLRIHMTQHSGERPFSCPHCSKSYPTLSKLKVHQRTHTGEKPYFCAECGKSFADPSVYRKHRRNHQGHRPYSCDQCGKTYTELKDLKNHERSHTGEKPYLCSDCGKAFSRSSSLACHLRIHSKSKPYQCEQCGKGFTQLSSYQSHLRTHSGEKPFLCPQCGKMFSDPSSFRRHQRAHQGYKPYPCDKCTKKFRQPADLAVHQRVHSGQRPYKCQSCDKAFVASWDLRRHMLVHTGLRPFSCTECGKSFAERSSLNKHRRVHSGERPFKCQLCFKSFVVSSSLRKHEKTHLAERPLEDQPAPESAQVFPTTLPQFSCSHCDMIFGTWEEVQAHTTLHTISPPADSTVSALPVGPHVCVTCQAEFVQLADLQAHEKMHPKPRPHVCDNCGKAFLNKAGLRKHQRIHSNSRPHCCGVCGKAFLFAAYLRKHLRTHRDTESTASLPQTDIVHSQPLPSPPSTTSPDSASMSVFL from the coding sequence ATGGCCTCACCCCAACCAGGCAGCCCTCCATCGACAGAGCATTATACACCACCACCTTCTGAGAACGAGCCAAGCAATGACCAAGAGAACTTCTCTGAACAACCAACAAGAAAAAGAGGCAAAGGACGGCCTGCAAAAACTCTGCACACTTTTAAATGCTCAACCTGTCAGGATGCCTTTGGCAGCCCATCAACCCTACAGAGTCACAAGCTATCCGTGCATGGTAAAGACAAACAGCAGCAATACAGCTGTGGTAAATGCACTAAGACTTTTTCCAGCCGGGCACAGCTTTCCAAGCATCAGCGCTCCCATTCTGTTCAGCGTCCATTCCAGTGCTCGCAATGTCATAAGGCTTATAAGACAGCGATAGAGTTACGCAACCACGGCCGTTCGCACTCAGGCGAGAGGCCTTTTGTGTGTAATGACTGTGGCAAGGCATTTATGCAGGCTATTTGCCTGCGCATCCACATGACGCAGCACAGCGGCGAAAGGCCGTTCTCCTGCCCTCATTGCTCTAAGAGCTACCCCACGTTATCTAAGCTTAAAGTGCATCAACGGACACACACAGGTGAGAAGCCTTACTTTTGTGCAGAATGTGGCAAGAGTTTTGCCGACCCATCTGTATACCGTAAGCACAGGCGTAATCACCAAGGTCACCGCCCGTATTCTTGTGACCAGTGTggtaaaacatacacagaactGAAGGACTTGAAGAACCATGAGCGTTCACATACGGGGGAGAAGCCTTACCTGTGCTCTGACTGTGGCAAAGCCTTCTCCCGTTCGTCATCTTTAGCGTGCCACTTGCGAATTCACTCTAAAAGCAAGCCATACCAGTGTGAACAGTGTGGGAAAGGTTTTACTCAGCTCTCTTCTTACCAGTCTCACCTTCGTACACACTCGGGTGAAAAGCCATTTCTATGTCCACAGTGTGGCAAGATGTTTTCAGATCCCTCTAGTTTCCGACGACACCAGAGGGCACATCAAGGATACAAGCCGTACCCGTGCGATAAGTGCACGAAAAAGTTTCGTCAGCCGGCTGACCTTGCAGTGCATCAGCGCGTGCATTCCGGTCAGCGGCCCTACAAATGCCAAAGCTGTGATAAAGCTTTCGTTGCTTCCTGGGATCTGCGGCGCCATATGCTGGTTCACACCGGTCTGCGGCCTTTCTCTTGCACGGAGTGTGGCAAGTCCTTTGCAGAACGCTCCAGTCTGAACAAACACAGAAGGGTGCATTCGGGTGAGCGTCCCTTCAAATGCCAGCTGTGTTTCAAGTCATTCGTTGTTTCTTCTAGTTTGCGCAAACATGAGAAGACGCACTTAGCTGAAAGGCCCTTGGAGGACCAACCTGCTCCGGAATCTGCTCAAGTGTTCCCCACCACTCTACCCCAGTTCTCCTGCTCTCACTGTGATATGATATTTGGGACATGGGAGGAGGTGCAGGCCCATACCACCCTTCACACTATCTCTCCCCCAGCTGATTCTACAGTGTCGGCTTTACCTGTTGGTCCACATGTTTGTGTGACCTGCCAGGCCGAGTTTGTTCAGCTGGCTGATCTACAGGCTCACGAGAAAATGCACCCTAAGCCACGACCCCACGTCTGTGACAACTGTGGTAAAGCTTTCCTGAATAAAGCCGGCCTTCGTAAACATCAGCGCATCCACTCAAACAGTCGTCCCCATTGCTGTGGTGTTTGTGGCAAGGCCTTTCTCTTTGCCGCCTACCTTCGCAAACATTTACGCACTCACCGCGACACAGAGTCCACAGCCTCCCTGCCACAGACGGACATTGTACATAGCCAACCCCTCCCATCTCCACCAAGCACTACATCACCTGATTCAGCTTCTATGTCTGTGTTCCTGTGA